ATGGTCTCACAAATATTACGGACAAATATTTACCACAAAAGTTAGAATTAGCAAAGAGTCTCTAATTATTTTATTCTTAGTGTTAATACACCATTTCTATATTTGAAATCAAATATTTGCATTTCATTTGCTCCTTCAATTGGAACTTCTTTTGAAAATCCGCCTGTACCACGAACATATAATATTCCATCTACTAATCTAACTGCAATTTTATCTTCAGGTCCTGGAACCTCTGCTACAAAAACAAATTCTCCTTCACCTTTGATTAAATCATAAACCCAATTCTTTGTTTCTTGCTCTCTTGCTTGTTCGTATGTTGCAGGTTTTTGCTCCACTGCCATCTTTTTAATTACTCTGACCCAGTAGACCATTGTTATTGCTGCTGCTCCGATTAGAATGAAACTGACATAACCTGTATCAGCCCTTTGACTCATTATGTATACTATCCCTAAAAATAAAATTACAATTATTGGAATTACGAAATTTAATGATTGTTCATTTGAATATGTTTTTTTGTAACTTGACAAACAATACAAATCGGTGTCCACCAAATATAAAGTATCTTTGATTTTTATTACCATTTTTGACAATTATCATATTGTCTGATCCCTCTAATTCTAAATTGAAGATTAGCGAGATTATGATCAAAGGAACTATAATGGCTACAATTCTTACAGTTCCCTCAATTATTGCCTTTTTAATTACATGGACTATTCTTGATAACTTGATAAACGCTGCAATTGTGGGTGGAGTTGTACATTTTATTGCAATGGGATTTAGTTTAAAAATTTCAAAAAAAATACTAGTAAAAAAATAATCCTTTAACCCATATTTTATGTACTTGTTATTTTCTTTGAAAATTATGGATTCTTCAAAACTTGAAAATGATTTAATTTCTGAAATTAAATTGACACCTATTCAGGCTAAAACCTATTTGTTAATTACATGGTATGGAAAAATGTCTTCCTCACAAATTGCTGAAAAATTAAAAATTTCATCTGAATCTGCTCAAAAAACTGCAACTGATTTAATGAGTCTAGGTGCTTTTATTGATATTTCTGAAACTGAATTTGAAGCAATGCATCCAAGGTTTACTGCAGTTAACATGTATAGAAAAATGTGTGAAAGAGAAAATATTGAATTTAAACGAAACAAAGTTGTTGATAGTATAGGTGTAATTTTAGAACAACCATATGATGATGCAAGAACTAAATAATGCTAATAATTTGTGAACAATATTGAGCGACACTGAAAAAACTGTAGAAAAACCTGAAGAAGAAAAAGTAAAAGCTGCTCCAGTTTACAAATGCTGTGACAATCCTCAGATTACATACTACGGTGTAGTAAATCTCAACATAGATGAACGAACTATAGGTTCTGTTGATGTATGGAGATGCGGTGTTTGTAAGAAACATTTCTGTGAGGAAAAACAGCTTGGTATTGAAGAATTAACTGATATTGTTGGAATGCCAAGAATTGATTCTGATGCAAAATGGGCCGTAAGCGTATGTAAATTACAACAAGGAAAATACAAATGGAAATTAGTAAAACTAAAAGAAAATGGAACCATTCAGCATGAATGTTTAGATGAAAAAGTAATTCCTCTCGAAAGTAAAAATTTTAAAATTGAAGATGAACAACATTGGAGCTTTTTAATTGAAGACAATGTTAACAAAGCAATTGAGATTTAGAATAGATTATGGACATAAAAGTTCACATTAATAATATTCATGGTAGCCAGATGGCTGCAAAAATTACTGGGAATTTTACATTAGATAATAATGAATTTCGTTTTACAGCTATTGCATTTGGTAGAATTGGTGGACAAAATGTTGGAGCAAAATTATCTCAAACTACTGAAACAGAACTAAAAAAATTAGGTTATGATATAGATGAGGTAATTATGAAATTACAACAAAACTTACTTCAAGGGGATTTGACACTTCCAGAAGGACTCAAGAAAGAATCCTTTGTAGATGATTAGAATTCTGCTTCTTCTAATGCTTTAGCACATGAACAAGTTCTTGTTTTTGGTATTTTTTCAATCAATTTTGTTAAGATTTTCTTTGTAGTTTCAACATTTTTTCCGAGTGTTTCTAATACTTCTTTTGCAGTAACTGGTTTATCTGCCCATACATCATAATCTGTTACTGTTGAAATTGATGCATAGCACATTTGAGCTTCTCTTGCAAGTTGACATTCTGGAACCAATGTCATTCCAATAATATCTGCACCTGTTGTTCTATAAAATTTAGATTCTGCTCTGGTTGAAAAACGTGGACCTTCAATGCATACGTATGTACAGTCTTTATGAATTCCGATATTTTCTTCATCAGTTACTTTAAGAATTGATGATTGTAATTCTGGACAAAACGGATCTGCAACTGAAATGTGGATTACTCTTCCGTCTTCAGAAAAAGAACCGTCTCTTGATTTTGTAAAATCTAAAAATTGTGTTGGTAAAACAAAATGACCTGGTTCTAATTCTTCTTTTAAACTTCCTACTGCTGATGGTGCAATAATTCTAGTAATTCCTAATTCTTTGAATGCCCAGATATTTGCTTTGAAATTAATCATATGCGGTGGAATTGTGTGTTTTTTTCCATGTCTTGGAAGAAATGCAATTTTTCTTCCTTTGAAAACTCCAACTGTTATGGTGTCTGAAGGTTTTCCATATGGTGTATCTATATCGATTTCTTGCGCATTTTCTAGCAAGCCTGAATCATATATTCCAGTTCCACCAAAAATTCCAATCTCTACGTCTTTTTCCATTAATATTTCACCAGTGATTTACAATTGTATTTGCTTAGTCCTTTAATTCCGTTTAACTCTGTTAATTCAAT
This window of the Candidatus Nitrosomarinus catalina genome carries:
- a CDS encoding S-methyl-5'-thioadenosine phosphorylase; the protein is MEKDVEIGIFGGTGIYDSGLLENAQEIDIDTPYGKPSDTITVGVFKGRKIAFLPRHGKKHTIPPHMINFKANIWAFKELGITRIIAPSAVGSLKEELEPGHFVLPTQFLDFTKSRDGSFSEDGRVIHISVADPFCPELQSSILKVTDEENIGIHKDCTYVCIEGPRFSTRAESKFYRTTGADIIGMTLVPECQLAREAQMCYASISTVTDYDVWADKPVTAKEVLETLGKNVETTKKILTKLIEKIPKTRTCSCAKALEEAEF
- a CDS encoding Hsp20/alpha crystallin family protein, with translation MVIKIKDTLYLVDTDLYCLSSYKKTYSNEQSLNFVIPIIVILFLGIVYIMSQRADTGYVSFILIGAAAITMVYWVRVIKKMAVEQKPATYEQAREQETKNWVYDLIKGEGEFVFVAEVPGPEDKIAVRLVDGILYVRGTGGFSKEVPIEGANEMQIFDFKYRNGVLTLRIK